In one Pseudarthrobacter sp. NBSH8 genomic region, the following are encoded:
- a CDS encoding CoA pyrophosphatase: MAGPHSELRSLWRSRLEHRARHIAGEDHPGVRRAAVAITVYAKSGSLHVLIIKRAARGSNAGQWALPGGRMDPGEDLVDTALRELHEETGIMATRTEVVGLLDDFPASRGIVITPVIVLLDEPQRPRRHPAEVASLHPLPLEALTADGVPRWHPRPDGGPILQMPLRRGMVIHAPTGAILWQFAEVVLRGRELRVSELAEPAFTAR; the protein is encoded by the coding sequence GTGGCGGGGCCGCACAGCGAGCTTCGTTCCCTGTGGCGTTCCCGCCTGGAGCACCGGGCCCGCCATATTGCCGGCGAAGACCACCCGGGAGTGCGCCGTGCCGCGGTCGCCATCACCGTTTACGCAAAATCCGGCTCCCTGCACGTCCTCATCATTAAACGTGCAGCCAGGGGCTCCAACGCCGGGCAGTGGGCGCTGCCGGGCGGCCGCATGGATCCAGGCGAAGACCTCGTGGACACTGCGCTGCGCGAATTGCACGAGGAGACCGGGATCATGGCGACGCGCACCGAGGTGGTGGGTCTGCTGGACGATTTCCCGGCCAGCCGGGGCATTGTCATTACCCCTGTAATTGTCCTGCTTGATGAGCCGCAACGGCCCCGCCGGCATCCGGCGGAAGTGGCCTCGCTGCATCCGCTGCCACTCGAGGCGCTGACTGCCGACGGCGTCCCGAGATGGCACCCCCGGCCAGACGGTGGCCCGATCCTCCAGATGCCGCTGCGCCGGGGCATGGTCATCCACGCTCCAACAGGCGCCATCCTGTGGCAGTTCGCCGAGGTGGTGCTGAGGGGACGCGAGCTACGAGTGTCGGAGCTGGCCGAACCGGCTTTCACCGCACGATGA
- a CDS encoding TetR/AcrR family transcriptional regulator, whose product MTDSGDAKGSQERRNAILEAAWQLIAERGYHHVRVQDIARICGTSTGTIHYYFPGKDDVLREALRYCVDQAFERQGAVLSQIDNAHKRLLALIELQLPIGTQVRNEWSIWLQFWSETCLNPSLRPIHNDFYARWMDAVVSIVRRGQRQGIFRDLDPVGFARLLTSATDGAAIKILTGAPDMSIDGMRTMLVSIVDRELTLSASVA is encoded by the coding sequence ATGACTGATTCGGGCGATGCCAAGGGATCCCAGGAACGCAGGAACGCCATTCTCGAAGCCGCCTGGCAGCTGATCGCTGAGCGTGGTTACCATCATGTCCGGGTGCAGGACATAGCCAGGATCTGCGGCACCAGTACCGGCACTATCCATTACTACTTCCCCGGCAAGGACGATGTCCTGCGTGAAGCGCTGCGCTACTGCGTGGACCAGGCCTTCGAGCGCCAGGGTGCGGTGCTGAGCCAGATTGATAACGCGCACAAGCGGCTGCTGGCACTGATTGAACTCCAACTGCCCATTGGCACCCAAGTTCGCAACGAGTGGTCCATCTGGCTCCAGTTCTGGTCCGAAACCTGCCTTAACCCTTCACTCAGGCCTATCCACAACGACTTTTATGCCCGCTGGATGGACGCGGTGGTCAGCATCGTCCGCCGCGGCCAGCGCCAAGGTATCTTCCGCGACCTCGATCCCGTCGGATTCGCACGCCTGCTGACCTCCGCCACTGACGGCGCGGCCATCAAGATCCTCACCGGCGCCCCTGACATGTCCATTGATGGCATGCGGACCATGCTGGTATCCATCGTTGACAGGGAGCTCACCCTGTCCGCAAGCGTGGCCTGA